Proteins from a genomic interval of Cyprinus carpio isolate SPL01 chromosome A21, ASM1834038v1, whole genome shotgun sequence:
- the LOC122134752 gene encoding uncharacterized protein LOC122134752 encodes MVSSKPHTGDGQCFPHSSTSPQHGHCCRASPQARVYTQNACHVQVTSQDGCHVPARISTQDGRHARASTHHVSHAKVFSHNGRHARVSGRHGCHARDPSNHELCLETTRLAMSVLRLASSSADPPLMSVRQLAFQSLVPLSTVLPVMVVAIWCLGCILSARSSPVICSLRQVQPCNLFPPPSPTLESVPEPGPALESPPVPLSWAGVPFPVPMTLSPTLSEVVDCTAEPLKVAASASAPPEVAASAAKPPEAVASECELSACPVLATEAVDNLFFSSSPA; translated from the exons ATGGTCTCCAGCAAGCCCCACACTGGTGATGGCCAGTGTTTTCCCCACTCCAGCACCTCTCCACAACATGGCCACTGTTGCAGAGCTTCTCCACAAGCCAGAGTCTACACCCAAAATGCCTGCCATGTCCAAGTCACCTCCCAAGATGGCTGCCATGTCCCAGCCAGAATCAGCActcaagatggccgccacgccagaGCCTCCACCCATCATGTAAGTCACGCCAAGGTCTTCAGCCACAATGGACGACACGCCAGAGTTTCAGGTCGTCATGGATGCCATGCCAGAGATCCCAGTAATCATGAGTTGTGTTTGGAGACAACAAGGCTTGCCATGAGTGTTTTGAGGCTGGCTTCCAGTTCGGCGGACCCACCGTTAATGTCAGTGAGACAGCTGGCATTCCAAAGCCTAGTTCCCCTATCTACAGTGCTTCCAGTTATGGTGGTAGCTATCTGGTGTTTGGGCTGCATACTGTCCGCCAG GTCCAGCCCTGTAATCTGTTCCCTCCGCCAGGTCCAGCCCTGTAATCTGTTCCCTCCGCCAAGTCCAACCCTGGAATCTGTTCCTGAGCCAGGTCCAGCCCTGGAATCTCCTCCAGTTCCCTTGTCATGGGCAGGAGTGCCATTTCCTGTTCCTATGACTCTGAGTCCAACTCTTTCTGAGGTGGTGGATTGCACTGCAGAACCTCTCAAAGTGGCGGCATCCGCTTCAGCTCCTCCAGAGGTGGCAGCTTCTGCTGCAAAACCTCCAGAGGCAGTGGCATCTGAATGTGAACTATCTGCCTGTCCTGTTTTGGCCACAGAGGCTGttgataacctttttttttcctccagtccAGCCTGA
- the LOC109055159 gene encoding odorant receptor 131-2-like, with amino-acid sequence MSAFKGSTANLTQIVSLVDQDAPVKTFLSVTPCVIFLYVNGVMIFTLRKKTVFRETSRYILFGHMLWLDTLHLFMSVVLFVCAISRIFILKNVCIILLAAAQALYQVALLNLALMSLERYVAICFPLRHAKITSYRRTHIAISVVWTMGLIQCLSEMIIFYAIDSTNTVMNLFCSRTTLFRLQIYKKLEIVFTCIFFVLVCFVIIFTYASIAAVAKTAACDKMSAKKANKTVLLHLIQLGLCAASILVGVIQEAIYVYTDYMTSLHVMYFCFVVFLIFPKCLSPLIYGLRDQAFSCLFKYYFTFGFKKQNSCNTEIHLVGGIEKILDTM; translated from the coding sequence ATGTCTGCTTTTAAAGGTTCTACAGCGAACCTTACTCAGATTGTATCACTGGTAGATCAAGATGCACCGGTGAAAACTTTCTTGTCTGTGACCCCATGTGTTATTTTCCTTTATGTCAATGGGGTCATGATCTTCACCTTGAGGAAAAAGACTGTTTTTCGGGAGACTTCCCGCTACATTCTGTTTGGTCACATGCTTTGGCTTGATACGCTCCATCTCTTCATGAGTgtagtgttgtttgtgtgtgctattagcaggatttttattttgaaaaatgtctgtatCATTCTTCTTGCAGCTGCGCAAGCTCTTTATCAGGTTGCCTTACTGAATCTGGCTTTAATGTCACTGGAGAGGTATGTGGCCATCTGCTTTCCTCTCAGACACGCAAAAATCACCAGTTACAGAAGAACTCATATAGCTATCAGTGTTGTTTGGACGATGGGTTTGATTCAGTGCTTGTCTGAGATGATTATTTTCTATGCCATTGATTCTACAAACACAGTGATGAATTTGTTCTGCTCAAGAACTACTCTTTTCAGACTTCAGATCTATAAGAAACTTGAAATAGTTTTCACgtgtatattttttgtgttaGTGTGTTTTGTTATTATCTTTACTTATGCCTCTATAGCAGCTGTGGCTAAAACAGCTGCCTGTGATAAAATGTCAgccaaaaaagcaaacaaaactgtTCTGTTGCATCTAATACAGCTGGGTCTCTGTGCTGCATCCATTTTAGTTGGAGTTATCCAAGAAGCCATTTATGTTTATACTGACTATATGACTTCATTACATGTAATGTATTTTTGCTTTGTAGTGTTCTTGATTTTCCCTAAATGTTTAAGTCCTCTTATATATGGTCTGAGAGACCAGGCCTTcagctgtttatttaaatattatttcacatttggtttcaaaaagcaaaatagttgtaatacagaaatacatttagTAGGAGGAATCGAAAAAATACTAGATACTATGTGA
- the LOC109084780 gene encoding odorant receptor 131-2-like: MSNFNDTKSNLTQTLLVLDRDAPMKAFLFVTPCVIFLYVNGVMLFTLRKKTVFQEASRYILFGHMLWVDTLNLFMSVVLYICAVSRILIMKNVCLVLLIAAQALFQVSTINLALMSLERYVAICFPLRHVEITSYRRTHIAISVVWTMGLIQCLSEMIIFYAIDSTNTAMHLFCSRTTLFRLQIYKKIDIAFTCLFFVSVSFVIIFTYASIAAVAKTAACDKMSAKKANKTVLLHLIQLGLCAASILVGVIQEAIFVYTDYMTSLNVMYFCFLVFIIFPKCLSPLIYGLRDQAFSCLFKYYFTFGKGKVKPFVIEQHV, encoded by the coding sequence ATGTCTAATTTTAATGACACTAAATCTAATCTCACTCAGACTCTGTTGGTGCTGGATCGAGATGCACCAATGAAGGCGTTTTTGTTTGTGACTCCATGTGTTATTTTCCTCTATGTCAATGGGGTCATGCTCTTCACTTTGAGGAAAAAGACTGTTTTTCAGGAAGCATCCCGTTATATTCTGTTTGGTCACATGCTTTGGGTCGATACGCTCAATCTCTTTATGAGTGTAGTGTTGTATATATGTGCTGTCAGTaggattttaattatgaaaaatgtctGTCTTGTTCTTCTCATTGCTGCACAAGCTCTCTTTCAAGTTTCTACTATAAATCTGGCTTTAATGTCACTGGAGAGGTATGTGGCCATCTGCTTTCCTCTCAGACATGTAGAAATCACCAGTTACAGAAGAACTCATATAGCTATCAGTGTTGTTTGGACGATGGGTTTGATTCAGTGCTTGTCTGAGATGATTATTTTCTATGCCATTGATTCTACAAACACAGCAATGCATTTGTTCTGCTCAAGAACTACTCTTTTCAGACTTCAGATCTATAAGAAAATTGATATAGCTTTCACATGTCTATTTTTCGTGTCTGTTAGTTTTGTTATTATCTTTACTTATGCCTCTATAGCAGCTGTGGCTAAAACAGCCGCCTGTGATAAAATGTCAGCAAAAAAAGCCAACAAGACTGTTCTGTTGCATCTAATACAACTGGGTCTCTGTGCTGCATCTATTTTAGTTGGAGTTATCCAAGAAGCCATTTTCGTTTATACTGACTATATGACTTCATTGAATGtgatgtatttttgctttttagtgTTCATAATTTTCCCCAAATGCTTAAGTCCTCTTATATATGGTCTGAGAGACCAGGCCTTCAGCTGTTTATTTAAATACTACTTCACTTTTGGTAAAGGCAAAGTCAAACCATTTGTCATAGAGCAACACGTTTAG